From the Streptomonospora nanhaiensis genome, the window CCGTCGGCGGGCAGCCGCAGGTCGACTCCGACACCCCGGGCGACGCCCTCGGGGCCGCCGGGCAGGACGGCGGTGCGCCTGGTGCCGCCGCGGGTGTCCATGGGGACCACGGCATCGTCGTAGCCGTCGCCGGTGGCGTCGGCGACCAGCAGGGTGCCGCCGAACCCGTCGGCGTCCCTTGCCGCGCCGGGCACGCCCGGGGTGGCGCGGGTGATCCGCACGGGCTCGCCGCGGGCGAAACCCTCGGCGCCGGAGTAGACGTCCACGTAGCCGGGGTGCAGCTCGGGGTCGGCCTCCCCCAACTCGTTCTCGTTGTTGGGCACGCCGTGGGCGCCGATCAGCAGGTCGGCGGCGCCGTCGCCGTCGACGTCGCCGGTGGCCACCTCGTGGCCCGTCGGCGTTGTGCCCGCCTCCTCGGCCGAGGGGCCGGCGCCCTCGGTTGAGAGCAGCACGGTGTGGGCGACGGGGGATTCGTCGGCGGAGGTCTCCAGCAGCAGGTCGGCGGCCGCGTCGCCGTTGGCGTCGATAGCCGCGACGCGGTCGGACAGCCCCTGCTCCAGCGCGTCGGCCGGCAGCGGCAGGTCGTCGACGGCGGCCGGCGCGCCCGAGCGGTCGAAGGGGCCGCGCAGGAGGGCGCTGTCGAGGCGGTCGGGGTCGGTGTCGACGCGGAGTTCGACCATGGCGACGTCGACCGCGCCGTCGCCGTCGAAGTCGGCGACCGCCGCGACGGGGCCGTCGGCGTCGGAGGGGGAGTCGGCGAGCGCGCCCTCAAGGGGCGCGGCCGGGCCCTCGGGCCCCTCGGGGCCGCCCCACAGGACGGGGCCGTCGCCGCCCAGGAGCATGTCGGTGAACCCGTCGGCGTCGAGGTCGCCGGTCGCGGCGACCCCGAGGGGCGCGGGGTGGCCGTTGTCCTGCCGCTCCGCGGGCAGGCCCAGGTCGGCGCGGGTGAAGACGGCGCGGCGGGCGGGGTCCAGGCCGGTCTCGCCGCCGAAGACGACGGCCACGTAGGGCTCGCCGACGAAGGGCTCTCCGCGCTGGCCCGCCAGGACGAGGTCGGAGTAGCCGTCGCCGTTGACGTCGACCGGTGTCTCGGCACCGAGCCCCGGGGTGTCGCCGGGGGCGGGCGTGGCGGAGACGGGGCCGGGCGTGCCGTCGCCCGAGGGCGGCGCGGCGGGGCCGGACCCGGTGTCGGAGGCCGTGCCGCCGCCCGCACCGCCGCAGGCGGTGAGCGCCAGCAGCACGCCGGCGGCGGCTGCTGCGAGGGCACGAGTAGGGCCTCGGGGGCGCGGGGGGTGGATGGCGGCCTCCAGGATCGGGGGACGCTGATGGGATGCCCGCCGTTCGCCTCCGGTTTACCGATACGGGTCTCGGTCCGGACACGACCGGGCGCGGCCGGAGTCCGCGGTGCGCTGCCCGCCCGGCCCCGGGGCCGGGGACCGGCGCCGATAGGCTGGACCTATGGGCGCGCGGCCCGGGCGCGGACGACCCCGGGGTCGCGGCCGGACCGCGAAGCGGGGGGCGAAGGCGGATGGACGCGCGCCAACTGGAGTACTTCCTGGCGATCGTGGACCACGGGGGGTTCAACCGGGCCGCCGAGCGGCTGCACGTCGCCCAGCCCTCGCTGTCGCAGGCCATCCAGCGGCTGGAGCGGGAGCTGGGCGTCCCGCTGTTCCACCGCACGGGCCGCCGGGTGCGGCCCACCGCCGCCGGGCGGGCGATGGTGGAGCCGGCGCGGCAGGTGCTGCGCGGGCTCGACGCCACGCGCGCCAGCGTGGAGTCGGTCAAGGGCCTGCTGTCGGGGCGGGTCGACATCGCGGTGATGCCCTCGCAGGCGGTGGAGCCGCTGACCACCATCGTCACCCGGTTCACCGACCGCTTCCCCGGCGTGACCGTGGACGTCACGCCGGTGTTCACCCCGCCCGAGGCCGTGGAGCTGCTGCGCGAGGGCGCCTGCGAGCTGGCCCTGGTGGGCACCGGCGAGCAGGTGCGCGCCGCCGGCGTGCGGGAGCACCCCGTCGACACCCAGCGGTTCATCCTGGTGGCGCCGCCCGGCCAGGACTTCGGCGGCGCGCGGGCCGTGGGCTGGCACGACCTCGACGGCCTGCGGGTGATCGCCGCGCCGCACGGCAGCCGCATGCGCCACCTGGTCGACCGCATGCTCGCCGCGGGCGTGGACCTGCGCGTCGCCGTGGTGGCCGGGCACCGCGAGGCGATGCTGCCGCTGGTGCTCAACGGCGCGGGGGTGGCCGTGATGACGGAGTCCTGGACCCGCACGGCCCGCAGCGGCGGCGCCCACGTGCTCGACCTGGAGCCGCCCACCTGGATCCGGATCTCCCTGCTCCACCGCGACGCCCCGCTCACCCCGGCGGCGGCGGCGTTTCGCGCCACGGCCCTGGCCTCGGCCCGCAGCGCCCACCGGGCCTGAGCGCCGCCGGCGGGCGCGGCCCGCCATAGGCGGCGCCTATCCACAGGATCGCCAAAGCCAGTTGGACACCCCGCGCGCCGGTCGCGTTGGATGATTTCCAGGCGCCGCCGCGGCCCGCACCGCCTCCCGCCCGCCCACCGCCCTGTCCGCACCCCGCCACCACGGGAGACCCGCATGCGCATTACCCGGATCACCTACGGTGAGGCGCCGATCGCCTCGCGTATCGCCAACGCCGTCATCGACTTCTCCCGCATGACGGTCTCGATCGTCGCCGTGCACACCGACCTCGTCGTCGACGGCGAACCCGTCGTCGGCTACGGCTTCCACTCCAACGGCCGCTACGCCCAGTCGGGCATCCTGTCCACCCGCGTCCTGCCGCGCGTGCGCGAGGCCGCGCCCGACCGCCTCCTCGACCCCGACACCGGCGTGATCGACCCCGTGGCGGTGCGCGCGGTGGCCATGGAGAACGAGAAGCCCGGCGGCCACGGCGACCGCGCCGTCGCGGTGGGCACCCTCGACATGGCCATGTGGGACCTCGCCGCCAAGGCCGAGGGCGTGCCCCTGTACCGGCTGCTGCACCGCCGCTTCGGCACCGGGCCCGAGCCCGACCCGTCGGTGTGGGTGTACGCGGCGGGCGGCTACTACCACCCCGAAAAGCCGATCGAGGGGCTGCGCGACGAGATCCGCGGCTACCTCGACCTCGGCTACCGCGACGTCAAGATCAAGATCGGCGGCGCGCCCCTGGCCGAGGACCTGCGCCGGATCGAGGCCGTCCTCGACCTCCTCCCGCCGGACTCCCGGCTGGCGGTGGACGCCAACGGCCGCTTCGACCTCCCCACCGCCCTGGAGTACGGCCGCGCCCTCGGCGCCTACGACCTGATGTGGTACGAGGAGCCGGTGGACCCCCTCGACTACCTCGGCCACGCCGTCCTCGCCGAGGAGTACCCCGGCGCCCTGGCCACCGGCGAGAACCTGTTCTCCGCCGCCGACGTCCGCAACCTCCGCCGCCACGCCGGCCTGCGCCCGGGCACCGACATCCTGCAGATGGACCCCTCGCTCAGCTACGGCGTGGCCGAGTACGACTCCATGCTCCGCGACCTCGCCCAGGCCGGCTGGTCCCCGCGGCAGGTCTGCCCGCACGGCGGCAACCAGATCAACCTCGCCATGGCCGCCGCCTTCGGGTTCGGCGGCTGCGAGTCCTACCCGGAGGTCTTCCAGCCCTTCGGCGGCTTCGCCGACACCACCCCCGTCCGCGACGGCCGCGTCCCCCTCCCCGACGCCCCGGGCCTGGGCGTCGAACTCAAACCCGCCCTCCACACCCTCCTGCGCGAGCACCTCCACTAGACGGGCACGGCTACACCGCCGCCCTCGGGCGCTCGGGCGAGGAAGGGGGGGCGGCTGCGCGATGGTGCGGGGTGGTGGCCGCGGGGTGGCGGGGGCGGCGGTGCTGGGCGCCCCGCACCATCAGGCGGTTGCGCCATTCTTCCGGGGTTGTGGGGGTGTCGCGCAGCCGGGTGGGCAGGCGGCCGGCGGCGGGCGGGCCGCCCAGGTGCAGGCCGCGGCGGCGGGGGACCTCCGCGAGCCGGTCGCCCCGGGGGGTCCAGGGCGCCCGGTGCACCACGCCGGCGGCCTCCGCCCGCAGGGGCGTCGGCTCCCCGGTCTCCACGTTCCACAGCCGCAGGGCGCCGTCCTGGGAGGCCACGATCAGGCGGGCCGGGTCGGGGGTCCACAGCACCCTGCTCGCGGCGCCCCCCTCCTCGCCCAGGGCGCGCTTGAGCGCGCCCGTCTCCGCGTCCCAGACCCGGGCCGCGCCGTCGCGGGTGGCGGTGGCGATCAGCCGCCCGTCGGGCGACCACGCCAGGCTGCGCACCGCCTCCCCTCGGCGGCCCAGCGCGAAGCGCGCGTGGTGCAGCGCCAACACCGTCACCAGCGCCCGCCGCTCGGCAGGGCGCAGCGGGAACCCGCTCAGTGCCGCGAGCGGCAGCAGCACCGGCGAGTCCGCCCGCGACTCGGCGGCGCGCTCGGCGAACCGCCTGATCCCCTCGGCCATCCGCCGGCGGATCTCCTCGTCGCGCCGCTGCGAGGCTCCCACGAACGCCGCGAGCTCAGGGGTGGCCTCCCCGGCCTCCCGCAGCCGGGGCAGCCACTCCTGGGCCAGGCGCAGCCGCTCGCCGGTGAGCAGGCGGTCGAGGCCGCGGCCGCCGCGCTCCCACTCCGCGCGCCGGTGCTCCAGTTCGGCGCGTACGCGCCGGCGCTCCCGGTGCGCCGCGATCTCCTGCCGCAGCGGTGCCCACGCGTGCACCAGGGCGTCGTGGGCCACGCGCACCGTCGCCTCGCCGCCGCCGGAGTCGGAGACGAGCAGGCGGGCCGACACGAACGCGTCGACCACCCGGCGCTGCCGCCGGTCGAGCGACCGCGCGGCCACGGTGCGCGCGTCGGCGCCGTCGGCCGCGCCGGCCCCGCCTGCTGTGTCGCCCGCGAACAGCAGCAGGGTCCGCAGCACGTCCCGGGTGCCGACCGCCTCCCGCAGGCGCGCGGCGGCCAGGTCGGCCTGGCGGACGGCGGCGCCGCCGACTCCGCCCAGGGCCGCGTAGTCCCGCAGGTCGGCATAATCGCGCTCGCGCGCGCGGGAATGGAGTTCGCGCAGCAGGTGGACCAGCAGCGGAACGGCGTCGCCCCTTCGGGTGTCGGCGACAATCCGGTCGACCAGGCCCGGCGCGAACCGAAAACCCGCAGCGTCGGCCGGGCGCTTCACCACATCGAACAGGCGTGCCCGTTGCAGTTCCGTGAGCAAAACAGGCTGGGCGAACAGCCCGGTGCGGTCGGCCCTGCGCATATCGCTGAGGAACTCCGCCCGCAGCGCCGCCAGGACGTGCAATTTCCGGTCGCGGCGCAGCGCCTCGGCCACGCATTCGAGAAAGTATTCGCGGTCGCGTTCGCGGCCGCGCGTGACGGTTTCCTCCAGTTGGTCGACCACCAGCAGGACGCGCCCGGCCCACGGCCCCGACGCGCGCCGGTACCTCGCCAGCGTGGCCGCGAACTCCTCCGCGCCGCCGCGCAGCCTCCGGGCCACGGGGTCGGGCGCCTCGCCCAGCGCGGGCGCCAGCGAAGAGGCCAGCGCGGCGAACGGGTCGTCGCCCGGGACGACAGGAGGCGGCACCGTCCACCGGCCGGCGCGGACGCGCGGGAGCACGCCGGCCCTGATCAGGGAGGACTTGCCGCTCCCGGAGGCACCCACCACGGCGACGAAGCGCTCGGCGGGCTCGGCCGCGGGCCGCAGCAGGCGGTGCACCACCTGCGCGGTCTCCTCCTCGCGGCCGAAGTACACTGCGGCCTCGTTCTCCTGGAACGCGTCCAGCCCGGGGTACGGGCGGTCGCCGGCGGTGTCCTCGCGCGCTCCGCGCCGGGCGCGCCGCCTCCCGCCGTGAGCGACGAAATGCATCAGCACCAGCACGAAGAGGAGTACGACCAGCGTGTTAAAGGCGATCTGCTCCAGCACGTTGAGCGGGAATGGCGCCGCATTGCCGTCCAACGTGCCGGGCGTGATCAGCCCCAGCAGAGCCACCACGGCCACCAGGGAAAACTGAAGCGGCGTCGGGAGCCCCTGCCGATTTCGCACGCGGCCTCCGCTCATTCGGTATCGGTGAATCCGAATCCTGCCCCAAGGCGAGCGATTTTAGGCGGCGGCGGAACGGCGATGCGGCGGCTTGCCACATTCGGCCAGGCCACCGCGGGCGGTTTCATATTTCCGGCGAAGTTGATCAACGTGTCAATACACCGAATTGATGAGATGTCTGTGAGAGGAAGGATGCAGATGCGCGCAGTGTGGCGGGCGGTGTTGGGAGCCGGGTTCGTGGCCGCGGCGGTCGCCGGGTGCGGCGGCGGAGCCGACGGGGGCGACAGCGGCGGCGGAGGCGGGGCTTCCTCGCCCGCTGAAGCGCCCGCGGAGTCCGCCCCGGCGGCCGAGGCCCCGATGGACGGGGTGTGGGAGTCGATCGTCGACGACGGCGAGATCGCCACGCTGCACGTGGTCGGCGAGGAGGTCGCCACCACCGGGCCGCTCACGTGCCCGGGCACCCTCACCCCGGGGGCGGACGGCACCACCGCCACGATCGAACTCGACTGCGACCCGCCCAGCGAGGGCCGGGAGCGCGGCGAGGTCGAACTGGACGGCGACCACCTCGTCATCAGCTGGGAGGGGCCGGAGTGGGGCGGCTACATCGACAGCTTCACCCTGACCGGTGAGGAGCCCGACCTCGGCGTCGCCGAGGGCTGAGCCCCGCCTCCGCGCTCGTCGCCGGACCCCCCGAAGCCCCGGGCGGCACCGCCGCCCGGGGCTCTTCCGTGCCCTTCCCCGGTCCCGCGCGCCGCCCGCCCGGGCCCCGCACCGCGCCGCGCCGCCCAGCCCCGGCGCGGCGCGGTGACGCGAAAGTCCCGATCCTCGGGAACTCCCGTGGCCTTCGGTGCGACCTGTGGCGTGGACAAGGACCGGACCAGGGAGGAAGCATGCGAAGGCTCACGAGTGCCGCGGCCGCGGCGGCGGTGCTGGTGGCGGTGGCCGCCGGGCCCGCCCACGCGCACGAGACCCTGATTTCGTCGTCTCCCGACGACGGCGGGCGCCCGGCCGAGTCGCCCGAGGAGATCACGCTGACCTTCAGCGGCGACATCATGGACCTCGGCGCCGCGGTCGTCGTGCTGGCGCCCGACGGCGAGCCGGTCCCCACCGGGGCGGTCTCCGTCGACGGCCCCGAGGCGGTCGTCCCCCTCTCCGCCGAACTGGAGGCGGGCGGCCACGCCGTGCGCTGGAAGGTGGTCTCCGGCGACGGCCACCCCATCAGCGGGTCCTTCACCTTCACCGTCGGCCGGGGCGGTCCGCCCCCGCCCGACCCGCAGACCGGCGCGTCCGCCGACGCGCCCTCCCCGGGCCCCGGCGCGGCCGCCCCCGAGCAGGCGGGGGCACCCGCCCCCGCCCTGCGCGCCGCGGGCATCGCCGCGGTCGGCGCGGCCGCGGGTCTTGCCGCCTACGCGCTGCTGGTGCGGTCGCGCCGCCGGCGGCGGCGGTGACCGGCCCGGCCGCGCCGCCCCCGCTCCCCCATCACCACCTCTCACCACCGAAAGGGCACCACCATGGCCAGTCCCATGCGCACCCTCCTGTTCGCCGCCGCCTGCCTGGCGGCCGGCGCGGCCCTTACCGGCTGCGGCGGCACCGGCGCGGCGGCCGCCCCCGAGGCGAGCCCGCCGGCGCAGGCCCAGGCCGTCACCGTCGAGGACGCCTGGGTCAAGGCCGTCCCCGCCGAGGACGGCATGACCGCCCTGTTCGGGGTCCTGGTCAACGACGCCGGCCAGGAGGCCCACCTGGTCGCCGCCTCCACCTCCGTGGCCGGCACGGTGGAGCTGCACGAGGTCGTCACCGGCGAGGACGGCACCCCGGTGATGCGCCCGAAGGAGGGCGGGTTCGTGATCGGCGCCGACGGCCGGCACCCCCTGGAGCCGGGCGCCGACCACATCATGCTCATGGAGCTGGGCGAGGACCTCGAACCGGGCGAGGAGGTCGAGGTGGAACTGGAGTTCGCCGACGGCTCCACCACCGAGGTCTCCGCGCCGGTCAAGGACTTCGCGGGCGGCGAGGAGAACTACGAGGGCGGCGGCTCCGGCGGCGGCGCGCACGGCCACGGCGAGACGGACGGCTCGGAGGACCACGGCTGATGTCCGACCGCGCTGACGCCGCCGGCCCCTCGCGCCGGCACCTCCTGCTCGGCGGGGCCGCCGCCGGCGCGGGGGCGGCCGCCCTGATCGGAGCGGACGCGCTCCTGCGCGCCGCGGGCGGCGGCGAGCCCGCCGCCGCCCCGGCACCGCCCTTCGGCACGCGCACCGTCGCGTTCCACGGCCGCCACCAGGCCGGGATCGCCACGCCGCCGCAGGCCCACGCCCGGTTCATCGCCTTCGACCTCGACGGAGGGGCCGACCGCGACGCCGTCCGCCGCCTGCTGCGGCTGCTGTCGGACGACGCGGCCCGCCTCACCGCCGGCGAGGCGGCGCTGGCCGACACCGAACCCGAACTGGCGCACGACCCCGCCGGTCTGACCGTCACCTTCGGCTTCGGCCCGGGCCTGGTCGAGCGCGTGGACCCCGCGGCGGTGCCGGAGTGGCTGGGGCCGCTGCCCGAGTTCGGCCACGACCGGCTGCGCGAGCGGTGGTGCGGCGGCGACCTGCTGCTCCAGATCTGCGCCGACGACCCGGTCAGCGTCTCCCACGCCGCGCGCATGCTGACCAAGGACACCCGCGCCTTCGCCCGGGTCCGCTGGGTCCAGGAGGGGTTCCGCCGGGCGCGCGGCGCCCAGCCCGAGGGCACCACGATGCGCAACCTCATGGGGCAGGTCGACGGCACCACCAATCCGGAGCCCGGCACGGAGGACTTCGCCGGCCTCGTGTGGAACCGGGGCGAGGGCGGCGCGGCGTGGCTGCGGCACGGCAGCGCGCTGGTCGTCCGCCGCATCGCCATGGACCTGGAGGGGTGGGACCGCCTCGATCGGCCGGGCCGCGAGGAGGCGGTCGGCCGGCGGCTGTCCGACGGCGCACCGCTGACCGGCGGGGCCGAGCACGACGAGCCCGACTTCGCGGCGGTGGGCGCACTGGGGTTCCCGGTCATTCCGGAGTACGCCCACATCCGCCGGGCGCGGTCGGCCGACCCGGCCGAGCGGATCTTCCGCCGCGCCTACAACTACGAGGACGCCGAGGGCGCGGGCCTGGTGTTCGCCGCGTTCCAGGCCGACGTCGACCGGCAGTTCACGCCCATCCAGCGCCGGCTCGACGAACTCGACCTGCTCAACGAGTGGGTCACCGCGATCGGCTCCGCGGTGTTCGCCGTGCCGCCGGGCTGCGGCCCGGACGGCTTCATCGGCGAGACGCTGTTCGGCTGAGCACCGCGCGCCGGAGGGGTCCCGCCCGGCCGCCGCGTGCGGCGGCCGGGCGGCCCGCGCGGGCGGCGCCGAGACGGGAGGGCGGCGCGGACTCAGTCGGCGGGCCCGCGCGCGCCGCGCGCCCCGCGGCCTTGGGCGGCGACCTCGCGGAGCACGGCCACGGCCGTGCGCGCCGCCGGGGTGTGCTCGACCGCGTCGTGCACCACCGCGTAGATCGACCGGACGGGGGTGGGGCGGACCAGGCGGACGCACGTGACACCGCCGGGCGGGTGCGCCGCGCCGATCGAGGGCAGCACGGTGAGGCCGATCCCGGCCTGGACGAACGCCAGCGCGGTGGGGTAGTCGTGCGCCTCGACGTGGAAGCTCGGGCTGAAGCCCGCCGCCGTGCACGACTCCATGAGGTTGGCCCGGCACCAGCCGCGGGCGAAGTCGTTGTCGATCCACCGGTCCTCGGCCAGTTCGGCGAGTTCGACCTCGTCCCGGCCCGCGAGCCGGTGGCCGCGCGGCAGCGCCGCCACATAGGGGTCGTCGAGGAGGTGGTGGGCGGTGAACCCGGTGCCCGGGTCGAACCCGGTCCGGGCCACGACCACCTGCACGTCGGCGCGC encodes:
- a CDS encoding VCBS repeat-containing protein, which codes for MLLALTACGGAGGGTASDTGSGPAAPPSGDGTPGPVSATPAPGDTPGLGAETPVDVNGDGYSDLVLAGQRGEPFVGEPYVAVVFGGETGLDPARRAVFTRADLGLPAERQDNGHPAPLGVAATGDLDADGFTDMLLGGDGPVLWGGPEGPEGPAAPLEGALADSPSDADGPVAAVADFDGDGAVDVAMVELRVDTDPDRLDSALLRGPFDRSGAPAAVDDLPLPADALEQGLSDRVAAIDANGDAAADLLLETSADESPVAHTVLLSTEGAGPSAEEAGTTPTGHEVATGDVDGDGAADLLIGAHGVPNNENELGEADPELHPGYVDVYSGAEGFARGEPVRITRATPGVPGAARDADGFGGTLLVADATGDGYDDAVVPMDTRGGTRRTAVLPGGPEGVARGVGVDLRLPADGPDSPDSWEVAALRDYTGDGAADLLLEIRYAGDGGHARFALYPGTAEGPHPRPLADFTTEDF
- a CDS encoding LysR family transcriptional regulator, encoding MDARQLEYFLAIVDHGGFNRAAERLHVAQPSLSQAIQRLERELGVPLFHRTGRRVRPTAAGRAMVEPARQVLRGLDATRASVESVKGLLSGRVDIAVMPSQAVEPLTTIVTRFTDRFPGVTVDVTPVFTPPEAVELLREGACELALVGTGEQVRAAGVREHPVDTQRFILVAPPGQDFGGARAVGWHDLDGLRVIAAPHGSRMRHLVDRMLAAGVDLRVAVVAGHREAMLPLVLNGAGVAVMTESWTRTARSGGAHVLDLEPPTWIRISLLHRDAPLTPAAAAFRATALASARSAHRA
- a CDS encoding enolase C-terminal domain-like protein: MRITRITYGEAPIASRIANAVIDFSRMTVSIVAVHTDLVVDGEPVVGYGFHSNGRYAQSGILSTRVLPRVREAAPDRLLDPDTGVIDPVAVRAVAMENEKPGGHGDRAVAVGTLDMAMWDLAAKAEGVPLYRLLHRRFGTGPEPDPSVWVYAAGGYYHPEKPIEGLRDEIRGYLDLGYRDVKIKIGGAPLAEDLRRIEAVLDLLPPDSRLAVDANGRFDLPTALEYGRALGAYDLMWYEEPVDPLDYLGHAVLAEEYPGALATGENLFSAADVRNLRRHAGLRPGTDILQMDPSLSYGVAEYDSMLRDLAQAGWSPRQVCPHGGNQINLAMAAAFGFGGCESYPEVFQPFGGFADTTPVRDGRVPLPDAPGLGVELKPALHTLLREHLH
- a CDS encoding AAA family ATPase produces the protein MAVVALLGLITPGTLDGNAAPFPLNVLEQIAFNTLVVLLFVLVLMHFVAHGGRRRARRGAREDTAGDRPYPGLDAFQENEAAVYFGREEETAQVVHRLLRPAAEPAERFVAVVGASGSGKSSLIRAGVLPRVRAGRWTVPPPVVPGDDPFAALASSLAPALGEAPDPVARRLRGGAEEFAATLARYRRASGPWAGRVLLVVDQLEETVTRGRERDREYFLECVAEALRRDRKLHVLAALRAEFLSDMRRADRTGLFAQPVLLTELQRARLFDVVKRPADAAGFRFAPGLVDRIVADTRRGDAVPLLVHLLRELHSRARERDYADLRDYAALGGVGGAAVRQADLAAARLREAVGTRDVLRTLLLFAGDTAGGAGAADGADARTVAARSLDRRQRRVVDAFVSARLLVSDSGGGEATVRVAHDALVHAWAPLRQEIAAHRERRRVRAELEHRRAEWERGGRGLDRLLTGERLRLAQEWLPRLREAGEATPELAAFVGASQRRDEEIRRRMAEGIRRFAERAAESRADSPVLLPLAALSGFPLRPAERRALVTVLALHHARFALGRRGEAVRSLAWSPDGRLIATATRDGAARVWDAETGALKRALGEEGGAASRVLWTPDPARLIVASQDGALRLWNVETGEPTPLRAEAAGVVHRAPWTPRGDRLAEVPRRRGLHLGGPPAAGRLPTRLRDTPTTPEEWRNRLMVRGAQHRRPRHPAATTPHHRAAAPPSSPERPRAAV
- a CDS encoding copper resistance CopC family protein, which translates into the protein MRRLTSAAAAAAVLVAVAAGPAHAHETLISSSPDDGGRPAESPEEITLTFSGDIMDLGAAVVVLAPDGEPVPTGAVSVDGPEAVVPLSAELEAGGHAVRWKVVSGDGHPISGSFTFTVGRGGPPPPDPQTGASADAPSPGPGAAAPEQAGAPAPALRAAGIAAVGAAAGLAAYALLVRSRRRRRR
- a CDS encoding copper chaperone PCu(A)C, producing MASPMRTLLFAAACLAAGAALTGCGGTGAAAAPEASPPAQAQAVTVEDAWVKAVPAEDGMTALFGVLVNDAGQEAHLVAASTSVAGTVELHEVVTGEDGTPVMRPKEGGFVIGADGRHPLEPGADHIMLMELGEDLEPGEEVEVELEFADGSTTEVSAPVKDFAGGEENYEGGGSGGGAHGHGETDGSEDHG
- a CDS encoding Dyp-type peroxidase; translation: MSDRADAAGPSRRHLLLGGAAAGAGAAALIGADALLRAAGGGEPAAAPAPPFGTRTVAFHGRHQAGIATPPQAHARFIAFDLDGGADRDAVRRLLRLLSDDAARLTAGEAALADTEPELAHDPAGLTVTFGFGPGLVERVDPAAVPEWLGPLPEFGHDRLRERWCGGDLLLQICADDPVSVSHAARMLTKDTRAFARVRWVQEGFRRARGAQPEGTTMRNLMGQVDGTTNPEPGTEDFAGLVWNRGEGGAAWLRHGSALVVRRIAMDLEGWDRLDRPGREEAVGRRLSDGAPLTGGAEHDEPDFAAVGALGFPVIPEYAHIRRARSADPAERIFRRAYNYEDAEGAGLVFAAFQADVDRQFTPIQRRLDELDLLNEWVTAIGSAVFAVPPGCGPDGFIGETLFG
- a CDS encoding LysR family transcriptional regulator translates to MLDVHRLQVFRSVVASGSVQSAAANLGYTPSAVSQHLTALQRETGLTLFARAGRGLRPTAAAHALAAEADRVLARLGEAESLVADLRSGRTGSLSIAYFASVGSAWMPHVVRRLDTDLPGVRLNLSLSEHIPDSPEERADVQVVVARTGFDPGTGFTAHHLLDDPYVAALPRGHRLAGRDEVELAELAEDRWIDNDFARGWCRANLMESCTAAGFSPSFHVEAHDYPTALAFVQAGIGLTVLPSIGAAHPPGGVTCVRLVRPTPVRSIYAVVHDAVEHTPAARTAVAVLREVAAQGRGARGARGPAD